A genomic segment from Burkholderia plantarii encodes:
- a CDS encoding porin — translation MKKSVLALGAALLAVSAQPVLAQGSVTLYGLVDTAVRYQTHADANGGGLVSMREGVVTPSRWGLKGAEELGGGTRAIFRLESQFNLPAGQLSTAGLLFQRSAFVGLSNDRYGTITLGRQQTPFFDMMGGGYDPLTVADYWQDCWVFNPVGRHLFTNSSVKYDGRFGALHLEGMYGFGGVPGRAGEGSMVGVSAEYGFGALSTDVGFEQNDVAGKKFQIVNVSAIYTFTPTLRVMAGWLHSQDNTGLTDSDSLQPGAAALPRVSPNRIDDNVYLGAKWQATAPLAITLVGYGGHARNAARRDGSLGSGTNYSATLLAEYALSRRTEIYGSVDFTHGSGSYRADYPGRSNQTGLAIGLRNVF, via the coding sequence ATGAAAAAGTCCGTGCTCGCGCTCGGTGCGGCGCTGCTCGCCGTCTCGGCGCAACCGGTCCTGGCGCAGGGCTCCGTGACGCTGTACGGGCTCGTCGACACCGCCGTGCGTTACCAGACCCATGCCGACGCGAACGGCGGCGGCCTCGTGTCGATGCGCGAAGGCGTGGTGACGCCGAGCCGCTGGGGCCTGAAGGGCGCCGAGGAACTGGGCGGCGGCACCCGCGCGATCTTCCGGCTCGAAAGCCAGTTCAACCTGCCCGCCGGCCAGCTGTCCACGGCGGGCCTGCTGTTTCAGCGCAGCGCCTTCGTCGGGCTGTCGAACGACCGCTACGGCACGATCACGCTCGGCCGCCAGCAGACCCCGTTCTTCGACATGATGGGCGGCGGGTACGACCCGTTGACCGTCGCCGACTACTGGCAGGACTGCTGGGTGTTCAACCCGGTCGGCCGGCACCTGTTCACGAACAGCTCGGTAAAGTACGACGGCCGCTTCGGCGCGCTGCACCTGGAAGGAATGTACGGCTTCGGCGGCGTGCCGGGCCGCGCCGGCGAAGGCAGCATGGTGGGCGTGAGCGCGGAGTACGGGTTCGGCGCGCTGTCGACGGACGTCGGCTTCGAGCAGAACGACGTGGCCGGCAAGAAGTTTCAGATCGTCAACGTGAGCGCCATCTACACCTTCACGCCGACGCTGCGCGTGATGGCCGGCTGGCTGCATTCGCAGGACAACACCGGCCTGACCGATTCCGACTCGCTGCAGCCGGGCGCCGCCGCGCTGCCGCGCGTGAGCCCGAACCGCATCGACGACAACGTCTACCTCGGCGCGAAGTGGCAGGCCACCGCGCCGCTCGCGATCACGCTGGTCGGCTACGGCGGCCACGCGCGCAACGCGGCGCGGCGCGACGGCTCGCTCGGCAGCGGCACCAACTACTCGGCCACGCTGCTCGCCGAGTACGCGCTGTCCAGGCGCACCGAAATCTACGGCTCGGTCGATTTCACCCATGGCAGCGGCAGCTATCGCGCCGACTACCCGGGCCGCAGCAACCAGACGGGCCTCGCCATCGGCCTGCGCAACGTGTTCTGA
- a CDS encoding porin, which translates to MDTSPCSRSRALILTLMLAAVAAALLAGTRPAAAQSSVTLYGSVDAGVIYSTNQQSPAGGGHGVEIGGGYLMPSRWGLMGSEPLGGSLKAVFALENQFLTGNGAMLQAGSLFDRQAWVGLSDSRWGTLGFGRQYDSYSDFLGVYASSNSWSTPYGSHFGDIDNLNEAFNMNNAVKFTSASLGGFTFGGTFAFGGRAGQFAAARGYAVAAAYTHGPFSIGAGYMTQNAPRNTVLGGENGYFGDLACSNAGAMFCRLQDAATIKAAGIGASLAMGKANVALVYTHTKLEDSAYFASAARPDGRSVAFDSAELNATYALSSDWSVGAAYIFNRAQVSDGGTTLIHQMNLGTTYALSKRTALYGVAIGQVSGGAGLGYDGATGRSVNYAQIPNLQNSGSRRQLAVMGGIRVVF; encoded by the coding sequence ATGGATACCTCGCCCTGTTCCCGGAGCCGCGCGCTCATCCTTACCCTCATGCTCGCCGCCGTGGCCGCGGCGCTGCTGGCCGGCACGCGGCCGGCGGCGGCGCAGAGCAGCGTCACGCTGTACGGCTCGGTCGACGCTGGCGTGATCTATTCGACCAATCAGCAAAGCCCCGCCGGCGGCGGCCACGGCGTGGAGATCGGCGGCGGCTACCTGATGCCCTCGCGCTGGGGCCTGATGGGCAGCGAGCCGCTGGGCGGCAGCCTGAAGGCCGTGTTCGCGCTGGAAAACCAGTTCCTCACCGGCAACGGCGCGATGCTGCAGGCCGGCTCGCTGTTCGACCGACAGGCCTGGGTGGGCTTGAGCGACAGCCGCTGGGGCACGCTTGGTTTCGGCCGCCAGTACGACTCGTATTCGGACTTCCTCGGCGTCTACGCCTCGAGCAACAGCTGGTCGACGCCGTATGGCTCGCACTTCGGCGACATCGACAACCTGAACGAGGCGTTCAACATGAACAACGCCGTCAAGTTCACGAGCGCGTCGCTGGGCGGCTTCACGTTCGGCGGCACCTTCGCGTTCGGCGGCCGGGCCGGACAGTTCGCGGCGGCGCGCGGCTATGCGGTGGCGGCCGCGTACACGCATGGTCCGTTCTCGATCGGCGCCGGCTACATGACGCAGAATGCCCCGCGCAACACGGTGCTGGGCGGCGAGAACGGCTACTTCGGCGACCTGGCCTGCTCGAATGCCGGCGCGATGTTCTGCCGGCTGCAGGACGCGGCGACCATCAAGGCCGCCGGCATCGGCGCCTCGCTCGCGATGGGCAAGGCCAACGTGGCGCTGGTCTACACCCACACGAAGCTGGAGGACAGCGCGTATTTCGCCAGCGCCGCGCGGCCCGACGGCCGGTCGGTGGCGTTCGACAGCGCGGAGCTGAACGCCACCTATGCGCTGTCGAGCGACTGGAGCGTGGGCGCGGCCTACATCTTCAATCGCGCGCAGGTGTCGGACGGCGGCACCACGCTGATCCACCAGATGAATCTCGGCACCACCTACGCACTGTCGAAACGCACCGCGCTGTACGGCGTGGCGATCGGGCAGGTCTCGGGCGGCGCGGGGCTCGGCTACGACGGCGCGACCGGACGCAGCGTCAACTACGCGCAGATCCCGAACCTGCAGAACAGCGGCTCGCGCCGGCAGCTGGCCGTGATGGGCGGGATTCGCGTGGTGTTCTGA
- a CDS encoding helix-turn-helix domain-containing protein, with protein sequence MLDGFSVMQMGKLAALFEYANQLSRAKFAFADRYELSLYSARGGPVRSSSGVQIWTDAPHMPDTGVIRAMFVLGGEDTTPPHDSGLVAWLHNAYRCASVVKGASGGCRLLASIRLHEKGLGAAPLASCMLRALPGANARSVTTAVDEGVLSTALSIVAHDMGYEIAQKIVTNRMPGVAGQLTGAAFGPREARASELIRAATHHLRVNSANRISIADAAQAAAMSERNFLRRFKNEIGVTPTEFVLRVRLEKACCMLVETDLPADKVARRTGLGSGDRLAKVFRQHLSMSPTEYRAAARRGMYTPPDDEMVAGVANWMNGSIS encoded by the coding sequence CTGCTCGACGGATTTTCCGTTATGCAAATGGGTAAGCTGGCTGCGTTGTTCGAATACGCAAACCAGTTGAGCCGCGCCAAGTTCGCATTCGCCGATCGTTACGAACTGAGCCTGTATTCGGCGCGTGGTGGCCCGGTCCGGTCGTCGTCGGGCGTGCAGATCTGGACCGACGCGCCGCATATGCCGGATACAGGCGTGATTCGCGCGATGTTCGTGCTCGGTGGAGAGGACACGACACCCCCCCATGACAGCGGCTTGGTGGCGTGGCTCCATAACGCGTATCGATGCGCGAGCGTGGTCAAGGGCGCGAGCGGCGGCTGCAGATTACTGGCGAGCATCCGGTTGCATGAGAAGGGGCTGGGAGCGGCACCGTTGGCATCGTGCATGCTGCGTGCCTTGCCGGGTGCGAACGCGCGTTCCGTCACGACCGCCGTGGACGAAGGCGTGCTGTCCACCGCGCTGTCGATCGTCGCGCACGACATGGGATACGAGATCGCGCAGAAGATCGTCACCAACCGGATGCCCGGCGTGGCGGGACAACTGACGGGTGCCGCGTTCGGACCACGCGAAGCACGGGCGAGCGAACTGATTCGCGCGGCCACGCATCATCTGCGTGTCAACAGCGCGAACCGAATTTCGATTGCGGACGCCGCTCAGGCCGCGGCCATGAGCGAACGGAATTTTCTCCGGCGCTTCAAGAACGAAATCGGCGTGACGCCGACTGAATTCGTGCTGCGGGTCCGACTCGAGAAGGCGTGCTGCATGCTGGTCGAGACGGATCTTCCTGCCGACAAGGTCGCGCGGCGCACCGGCCTGGGCAGCGGCGACCGGCTCGCGAAGGTGTTCCGCCAGCACTTGTCGATGTCACCGACGGAGTATCGGGCGGCTGCCCGCAGGGGGATGTACACGCCGCCGGACGACGAGATGGTTGCGGGCGTGGCGAACTGGATGAACGGCTCGATCTCGTAG
- a CDS encoding mannose-1-phosphate guanylyltransferase/mannose-6-phosphate isomerase gives MTGDSIETLPPGSEHAERRPGDLVESRVRVAPVVLAGGAGSRLWPMSREQHPKQLIGVLGADSLLQETVQRMKGFTSGIHQLAAPIVVCGDEHRFVTAEQLRASGIDARIVVEPVRRDTAPALTLAVAAACAEGEDAVVIAMPADHAIADTRALHHALRVAIAHAERGAVVMLGISPTRPEAGYGYIRLGDGLGGGARRIEHFVEKPAAELAGQYLESGSYWWNSGIFVLRASVWLDTLRALCPDMHAACVAAYRNGAQDGPFYRPCAQAFRASPSDSIDYAVMERLNSRGDLAEGVVIPLNAGWSDLGSWDAVWEALDKDPDGNVGRGKVVFEGATSSFAHSEGRLVACVGVTDVIVVETADAVLVADRSRVQCVKGLVTRIRAQQAQEADRHRKVRRPWGYYDSIDHGDRFQVKRIVVQPGGRLSLQLHHHRAEHWIVVSGTALVTRGDEQFMLAENQSTFIPLGIAHRLENPGKLPLEIIEVQSGSYFGEDDIVRFDDIYGRH, from the coding sequence ATGACAGGTGATTCGATCGAAACGCTGCCTCCGGGCAGCGAGCATGCCGAACGGCGGCCGGGCGACCTCGTCGAGTCGCGTGTTCGCGTCGCCCCTGTCGTGCTGGCAGGGGGGGCGGGGTCGCGCCTGTGGCCGATGTCGCGCGAGCAGCACCCGAAGCAGTTGATCGGCGTGCTCGGCGCCGATTCGCTACTGCAGGAGACCGTTCAGCGCATGAAGGGATTCACGTCGGGGATCCATCAGTTGGCCGCGCCGATCGTCGTGTGCGGCGACGAGCATCGGTTCGTGACCGCGGAGCAACTGCGTGCGAGCGGCATCGATGCACGCATCGTGGTGGAGCCGGTCCGGCGCGACACGGCGCCGGCACTGACGCTGGCCGTGGCCGCCGCGTGCGCCGAAGGCGAGGACGCAGTGGTCATCGCGATGCCGGCGGATCACGCGATTGCCGATACCCGCGCGCTCCATCATGCGCTGCGGGTTGCGATCGCACATGCGGAGCGCGGTGCCGTCGTGATGCTCGGCATATCGCCCACGCGGCCCGAGGCCGGATATGGCTACATCAGGCTGGGCGACGGGCTCGGCGGGGGCGCGCGCCGTATCGAGCACTTCGTCGAGAAGCCCGCGGCCGAACTGGCCGGGCAATACCTGGAGTCCGGCTCGTACTGGTGGAACAGCGGCATTTTCGTCTTGCGCGCGAGTGTCTGGCTCGACACGTTGCGTGCGTTGTGCCCCGACATGCATGCGGCCTGTGTGGCCGCATACCGGAACGGCGCACAAGACGGTCCGTTCTATCGGCCCTGCGCGCAGGCATTCCGCGCGTCGCCGTCGGACTCGATCGATTACGCGGTGATGGAGCGGCTGAATTCCCGCGGCGACCTTGCCGAGGGCGTGGTGATACCGCTGAACGCGGGTTGGTCCGATCTCGGCTCATGGGATGCCGTGTGGGAAGCACTCGACAAGGACCCCGACGGAAACGTCGGGCGCGGCAAGGTCGTATTCGAAGGCGCCACGTCGAGCTTCGCCCATTCGGAGGGAAGGCTGGTCGCCTGTGTGGGCGTGACCGACGTGATCGTTGTCGAAACCGCCGACGCGGTGCTGGTCGCGGACCGATCGCGCGTGCAGTGCGTGAAGGGGCTCGTCACCCGGATTCGTGCGCAGCAGGCGCAGGAGGCGGACAGGCATCGGAAGGTGCGACGTCCGTGGGGATATTACGACTCGATCGACCACGGCGATCGCTTCCAGGTCAAGCGCATCGTCGTTCAGCCGGGCGGGCGCCTGTCGTTGCAGCTGCATCACCACCGCGCCGAACACTGGATCGTCGTGAGCGGGACTGCGCTCGTGACCCGCGGCGACGAGCAATTCATGCTCGCCGAAAACCAGTCGACCTTCATTCCGCTCGGCATCGCGCACCGGCTCGAAAACCCCGGAAAGTTGCCGCTCGAGATCATCGAAGTGCAATCGGGCTCGTATTTCGGCGAAGACGACATCGTACGGTTCGATGACATCTACGGGCGTCACTGA
- a CDS encoding undecaprenyl-phosphate glucose phosphotransferase — protein MIGLQGLLARLLDVGLIIAGSLVASQFRFYRATDSHFDSAVVTFGIAFSLVLFPAFGVYESWRGRSMPRLIGRTSLAWLVVQACGITLMFLLHRADAISRLWFVYWSAITGGALIASRVATHLALRGVRRAGLNLRSVAVVGHGPHCRHVVRRLDESSASGFRAAAVYELRPAMESVHSGVPTFRDFDRFAAHVRETGVQEIWLALPLSEEATMLRVVREFSEELVNIRFIPDVRGVALFDGAMTDLVGVPAINLVASPLPSRAMLQKEIFDRLFAALALLALLPLMVVIAIAVKLSSPGPVFFKQFRKGADGREFRILKFRTMRVHVEAAGVVTQATKTDARITRVGRFLRRTSLDELPQFLNVLRGDMSVVGPRPHAIEHDRLYQKVVDGYIHRYRIKPGITGWAQVNGYRGETDRLEKMQKRVEYDLYYLRNWSFALDMRIVVATIVNGFGGRNAY, from the coding sequence ATGATCGGGCTGCAAGGATTACTGGCGCGACTGCTCGACGTCGGGCTCATCATCGCGGGTTCGCTCGTGGCTTCGCAGTTCCGGTTCTACCGGGCAACGGACAGCCATTTCGACAGCGCGGTCGTCACGTTCGGCATCGCGTTCTCCCTCGTGCTGTTTCCGGCCTTCGGCGTATATGAGTCGTGGCGCGGTCGTTCGATGCCCAGGCTGATCGGGAGGACCTCGCTTGCGTGGCTCGTCGTGCAGGCATGCGGAATCACCCTGATGTTCCTGTTGCATCGCGCGGACGCCATTTCACGGCTCTGGTTCGTCTACTGGAGCGCGATCACGGGCGGAGCGCTGATCGCATCGCGCGTCGCCACCCACCTCGCGCTGCGTGGCGTGCGACGCGCCGGCCTGAACCTGCGCAGCGTGGCCGTGGTCGGCCATGGGCCGCATTGCCGTCACGTCGTGCGCCGGCTCGACGAATCTTCCGCAAGCGGCTTCCGGGCGGCTGCGGTATACGAACTGCGCCCGGCGATGGAATCCGTGCATTCGGGCGTGCCGACGTTCCGCGATTTCGACCGATTCGCCGCCCATGTGCGCGAAACCGGCGTCCAGGAGATCTGGCTCGCCTTGCCGCTCTCGGAAGAGGCGACGATGCTGCGCGTCGTCCGCGAATTCAGCGAGGAACTGGTGAACATCCGCTTCATTCCAGACGTGCGCGGCGTTGCACTGTTCGACGGCGCGATGACCGACCTGGTCGGGGTTCCCGCGATCAACCTCGTCGCTTCGCCGCTGCCGAGCCGCGCGATGCTTCAGAAGGAAATATTCGACCGCCTGTTTGCCGCCCTGGCGCTCCTGGCACTGCTGCCGTTGATGGTGGTGATCGCGATCGCGGTGAAGCTGTCGTCACCGGGGCCCGTGTTCTTCAAGCAGTTCCGCAAGGGGGCGGACGGGCGCGAATTCAGGATCCTGAAGTTCCGCACGATGCGGGTGCATGTGGAGGCGGCGGGCGTGGTCACGCAGGCCACCAAAACCGATGCCCGCATTACGCGCGTCGGACGCTTTCTCCGGCGCACGAGCCTCGACGAACTGCCGCAATTCCTGAACGTGTTGCGCGGCGACATGTCGGTCGTCGGGCCGCGGCCTCACGCGATCGAGCACGACCGTCTTTACCAGAAGGTGGTCGATGGCTACATCCATCGCTATCGCATCAAGCCCGGCATTACAGGGTGGGCGCAGGTGAACGGGTATCGCGGCGAAACGGATCGCCTCGAGAAGATGCAGAAGCGCGTCGAGTACGACCTTTATTACCTGCGGAACTGGTCGTTCGCGCTGGACATGCGGATCGTCGTCGCGACGATCGTGAACGGCTTCGGCGGCCGCAACGCGTATTGA
- a CDS encoding polysaccharide biosynthesis/export family protein, with product MSSLRVVSVLSIAWCLSACTIAPGMSFSDEPNARAHAQPGVPVVPITSALIDTQGREHAADTRRLALEPFVGRPAEYRIGPSDVLSIIVWDHPELVLPSLSYSLVSANAGATPSGLPQQTLPGYVVDGDGDIQFPYVGRFRVVGMTVGDAQKRLSAALVPYISRPQLTLRVVDFRSKRVYVDGEVRDAGVKPITDVPMTLAEALSQAGGIAPSGDASNVLLNRGGVQYRLGIPQLLAAGLNPSQVLLRDGDAVRVVSRDESKVFVVGEVTKPVSLTMHDSRLSLNEALGEAGGVSVATSDAKSVFVIRAGRDGATPSVFQLDARSPVALALAEQFQLEPKDVVFVDATGFARLNRVVSQILTGSGVVYNLTR from the coding sequence ATGAGTTCATTACGTGTCGTATCGGTGTTGTCCATCGCGTGGTGCCTGAGCGCCTGCACGATCGCACCTGGGATGTCGTTCAGCGACGAGCCGAATGCGCGAGCCCACGCGCAGCCGGGTGTCCCGGTCGTGCCGATCACGAGTGCGCTGATCGATACGCAGGGGCGCGAGCACGCGGCCGACACGCGCCGCCTCGCGCTCGAGCCGTTCGTCGGCCGGCCGGCCGAGTACCGGATCGGGCCGTCGGACGTGCTGTCGATCATCGTCTGGGACCATCCCGAACTCGTGCTGCCGAGCCTGAGCTATTCGCTCGTCAGCGCGAATGCCGGCGCGACGCCGTCGGGGCTGCCGCAACAGACCCTGCCGGGCTACGTCGTCGACGGCGACGGCGACATCCAGTTTCCGTACGTGGGGCGCTTCCGCGTCGTGGGCATGACGGTCGGCGACGCACAGAAGCGGTTGTCCGCGGCGCTGGTGCCGTACATCTCGCGCCCGCAACTCACGCTGCGCGTGGTCGATTTCCGCAGCAAGCGCGTCTACGTCGACGGCGAAGTGCGTGATGCGGGCGTGAAGCCGATCACGGACGTGCCGATGACGCTGGCGGAGGCGCTCAGCCAGGCGGGCGGCATCGCGCCGTCCGGCGACGCGAGCAACGTCTTGCTGAACCGCGGCGGCGTGCAGTATCGGCTGGGCATTCCCCAGTTGCTCGCGGCCGGGCTGAATCCGTCGCAGGTCCTGCTGCGCGACGGCGACGCCGTCAGAGTCGTGTCGCGCGACGAATCGAAGGTGTTCGTCGTCGGCGAGGTGACGAAGCCGGTGTCGCTGACGATGCACGACTCCCGGTTGAGCCTGAACGAGGCGCTCGGCGAGGCGGGCGGTGTCAGCGTCGCGACGAGCGACGCGAAATCGGTTTTCGTGATCCGGGCGGGCCGCGACGGCGCGACCCCGTCGGTATTCCAGCTCGACGCCCGCTCCCCGGTGGCGCTGGCGCTGGCCGAGCAGTTCCAGCTCGAGCCGAAGGACGTGGTGTTCGTCGACGCGACCGGTTTCGCGCGCTTGAATCGGGTCGTCAGCCAGATCCTGACGGGTTCGGGCGTCGTCTACAACCTGACGCGCTGA
- a CDS encoding low molecular weight protein-tyrosine-phosphatase has protein sequence MIHSILVVCAGNICRSPMAEGILRARRPDKTVASAGLCAVIGHEADTHAVGLLGSRGIDISAHRSRQLVWRQCLHADLILTMDREQKAAIQGRLPHLRGKVFRVGELIDIDIDDPYRKGSQAFEHALERIDIGLNAWLSKLETL, from the coding sequence ATGATCCATTCGATTCTGGTCGTCTGCGCGGGCAATATCTGCCGCAGCCCGATGGCCGAGGGCATCCTGCGCGCACGGCGTCCGGACAAGACCGTCGCCTCCGCCGGCCTGTGCGCGGTCATCGGCCACGAGGCCGACACGCATGCGGTCGGCCTGCTGGGGTCGCGAGGCATCGACATCAGCGCGCACCGCTCGCGCCAGCTGGTGTGGCGGCAATGCCTTCACGCCGACCTGATCCTGACGATGGATCGCGAGCAGAAGGCCGCGATTCAGGGGCGGCTTCCGCATCTGCGGGGCAAGGTGTTTCGCGTGGGCGAATTGATCGACATCGACATCGACGATCCGTATCGCAAGGGCAGTCAAGCATTTGAACACGCACTCGAACGAATCGACATCGGCCTGAACGCCTGGCTCTCGAAACTGGAAACCCTCTAA